GGAACACAACCCGAACCGGGCACCGGCATGTCCTAGGACCTGATCGTGACCCAGCTGGCCCAAACCGGCACCGCCAGCGCACCACCTGTCGCCACAACCTGGGGGTCCCACCGCGAAACGGGGGAGGCCGGCGTCGGCGTCGCCGTGAGATTGCCCGGGGGATGTGTTGGCGACTTGTTCGGCTTGTGCCATGGTCATGGTCAACGTGACCGCCGCTGGTAGGCCGCCGTGTTTGGGAAGGTCGGCTTTGCTGACCAGAAGCATCAAGGCGTCGGCGTTGCGCTGCCCCCGGGTCAAGCCGTCGCCTTCGACGCGAAGCGATTCAGCGCACGCCGCCACAGCCTCTTCGAACGCTTTGCCGTCCACACTAGCTAGGCGCCCCTCGAACACCGATATGTCACGGAACCGGGTGAACGCCAAATATCGTTCGTCGTGGGCGTCTTGTTCGCTTCGATGCGCCAGATCGGGTTTGGCCAAAGCCACAGCGTGAGCGCACGCCCGCGCCACCTGAGCCACACTCAACTCGGTCAGGACCGGCGCCAGGGCCTT
This DNA window, taken from Candidatus Nanopelagicales bacterium, encodes the following:
- a CDS encoding DUF222 domain-containing protein, producing KALAPVLTELSVAQVARACAHAVALAKPDLAHRSEQDAHDERYLAFTRFRDISVFEGRLASVDGKAFEEAVAACAESLRVEGDGLTRGQRNADALMLLVSKADLPKHGGLPAAVTLTMTMAQAEQVANTSPGQSHGDADAGLPRFAVGPPGCGDRWCAGGAGLGQLGHDQVLGHAGARFGLCSCKITPVIAEPREPVDPRSLLNRLGLTQLQPVAVGRSVRLATPAQRRALAVRDGGCVIPGCDVGPEHTQPHHVTAWSLGGATDLDSLASVCWPHHRQLDLGRWELTRDTQPGQPEAGQPGAGDPSQPWWTVTPTPRHRWRRPPP